A genomic window from Nocardioides sp. BP30 includes:
- a CDS encoding thiolase C-terminal domain-containing protein, with protein sequence MSTNGLRDVAIVGIGATDYYKRGESWPRTTTELACEAILNACADAGISVKDIDGFAYYSGAGAGYGEKMDTADFMETLGIDEVTFTASLTSGGGGAAGSIGLARAAIVAGDATVVVTVMALQQAKQRLGTVFAAVAPDPTNSFLQPSGLAGPGHLMSVLARRHMHLYGTTRDAFCEIALTERENAQTRPKARFRGTPLTREDYFNARMIAEPLCLYDFCQETDGAVAVITTSADRARDLKQKPVPVVAVAHGGSRKWGRAFAWMGMPDEYFASAGNKPIADRIYKQSGLTPDDIDVALLYDHFTPMVLMQLEDYGFCGRGEGNDFVLDGSIRYSPSPRPGQIPVNTHGGQLSEAYIIGMTHIMEGVEQMRGTAINQVQGAQHALVTGGPASLPVSGLILGRDD encoded by the coding sequence ATGAGCACCAACGGGCTACGAGACGTAGCGATCGTCGGGATCGGTGCGACCGATTACTACAAGCGGGGCGAGTCCTGGCCGCGGACGACGACGGAGCTGGCCTGTGAAGCCATCCTGAACGCGTGCGCGGACGCGGGCATCTCGGTCAAGGACATCGACGGCTTCGCCTACTACTCCGGCGCGGGAGCCGGATACGGCGAGAAGATGGACACCGCTGACTTCATGGAGACCCTCGGCATCGACGAGGTCACCTTCACGGCGTCCCTCACGTCGGGCGGCGGAGGTGCGGCCGGCTCGATCGGCCTCGCTCGCGCCGCGATCGTCGCAGGGGATGCCACCGTCGTCGTCACGGTGATGGCGCTCCAGCAGGCCAAGCAGCGACTCGGAACCGTCTTCGCCGCCGTCGCGCCGGATCCGACCAACTCCTTCCTCCAGCCGAGCGGGCTGGCCGGTCCGGGCCATCTGATGTCGGTCCTGGCGCGCCGTCACATGCACCTGTACGGCACCACCCGCGACGCCTTCTGCGAGATCGCGCTCACCGAGCGGGAGAACGCCCAGACACGCCCCAAGGCACGGTTCCGCGGGACGCCGCTGACCCGCGAGGACTACTTCAACGCGCGGATGATCGCCGAGCCGCTGTGCCTCTACGACTTCTGTCAGGAGACCGACGGGGCGGTCGCCGTGATCACCACGAGCGCCGATCGGGCCCGCGACCTGAAGCAGAAGCCGGTTCCTGTCGTCGCCGTGGCTCACGGCGGCAGCCGGAAGTGGGGCCGTGCCTTCGCCTGGATGGGGATGCCCGACGAGTACTTCGCCTCGGCCGGCAACAAGCCGATCGCCGACCGGATCTACAAGCAGTCCGGCCTGACCCCCGACGACATCGACGTGGCCCTGCTCTACGATCACTTCACGCCGATGGTGTTGATGCAGCTCGAGGACTACGGCTTCTGCGGGCGCGGCGAGGGCAACGACTTCGTGCTCGACGGGAGCATCCGGTACAGCCCGAGCCCCCGTCCGGGGCAGATCCCGGTCAACACCCATGGCGGCCAGCTCTCCGAGGCGTACATCATCGGCATGACGCACATCATGGAGGGCGTGGAGCAGATGCGCGGGACTGCGATCAACCAGGTCCAGGGCGCCCAGCATGCCCTCGTCACCGGTGGCCCCGCCAGCCTGCCGGTGTCCGGGCTGATCCTCGGAAGGGACGACTGA